The following DNA comes from Pithys albifrons albifrons isolate INPA30051 chromosome 17, PitAlb_v1, whole genome shotgun sequence.
TCCCGGTGACAGTCCCGGTGACAGCCCGGGGTCAGTGCCGGTGACAGTCCCGGTGACAGCCCGGGGGGTCAGTGCCGGTGACAGTCCCGGTGACAATCCCGGTGACAGTCCCGGTGACAGTCCCGGTGACAGCCCGGGGGGTCAGTGCCGGTGACAGTCCCGGTGACAGCCCGGGGGGTCAGTGCCGGTGACAGTCCCGGTGACAGTCCCGGTGACAGTCCCGGTGACAGTCCCGGTGACAGCCCGGGGGGTCAGTGCCGGTCACAGTCCCGGTGACAGCCCCGGTGACAGCCCGGGGGGGTCAGTGCCGGTGACAGCCCGGGGGATCAGTCCCGGTGACAGCCCCGGTGACAGTCCCGGTGACAGCCCGGGGGGTCAGTGCCGGTGACAGCCCCGGTGACAGCCCCGGTGACAGTCCCGGTGACAGCCCCGGTGACAGCCCGGGGGGTCAGTGCCGGTGACAGTCCCGGTGACGGGCCGGGGGTCAGTGCCGGTGACAGCCCGGGGGTCAGTGCCGGTGACAGTCCCGGTCACAGCCCCGGTGACAGTCCCGGTGACAGCCCGGGGGGTCAGTGCCGGTGACAGTCCCGGTCACAGCCCCGGTGACAGCCCGGGGGGTCAGTGCCGGTGACAGCCCGGGGGTCAGTGCCGGTGACAGCCCCGGTCACAGCTCGGGGGGCCCTGCCCGGGCCGGGGGTCAGTGCCGGTGACAGCCCGGGGGTCAGTGCCGGTGACAGCCCGGGGGCGCGGCCGgggggccctgccctgcccggggatcccccccagccccgcggCCAAGGCTCTGTCCCCGCCAGCCCGTCCCGAGGGTGCTCAGCTCCCGGTGCCGGTGGGCGCCTCATCCCCCCGAGCCCCGGCCAGCCCCGCGGTGGGGCCCGGGGGTCCCGCCGTGCCGGGGGGGGCCGTGACCCCCGAACTCGCCCCCCGGCTGAGGGGTTAGACCGTTTGGGGCTCAGCACCCCCGGCTTTTTTGGGGCTCCGCACCCCCACCGGCCCCGGCCGCGCGTGGGGCTCATTGACTGTCGTGTTCTCAATTAAATGCCAGCTGGGGGCGAGCAGTGGAGTTCAGAGACGCCGCATTCGGGGGTTTCGTGTCTGTGTTTATTGCCGGGCTGTCCCGGGCAGGGTGACACTGGCGGTGACCGGGCACAGCCCCGCCGTGTCCCCGTTCCCCTCGGCCGCGTCGCAGCCAAAGTTCCGTCCCGTTTATGCTGACTCGGCCCCGACGTGCGGAAACGGCCCCTCGCCCCACCTTTCCGCGCTGTCCCGGTCCCGCCCGGGCTCGTCCTGCCTCTGGCGGTGTCCGCCGGTCCCGTGTCCCCCCGTGTTCCCCCGTCCCTCTCCAGCAATGTGGCTGCTGCTcgtcctgctgctgccgcccGCGGTCCTGCCCGCCCAGCACTGCGGTGAGTGCGGCCCCGGCCCGACCTGCCGGGACCGCCCGGGCCGGGGCTCGCCCTGACCCCCCGGAGGgccgggggtccccgagggcagggctgggggtccccgagggcagggccgggggtcCCCGAGGACAAGGCTGGGGCGTCCCctagagcagggctgggggtccccgagggcagggctggggagtccccgagggcagggctgggagtgcccgaggggagggctgggggtccccgagggcagggccggggggtGCCcgaggggagggctggggggtgcccgaggggagggctgggggggtccccgagggcagggctggggggtgcccgagggcagggctgggggtccccgagggcagggctggggggtgcccgaggggagggctgggggggtccccgagggcagggctggggggtccccgagggcagggctggggagtccccgagggcagggctggggagtccccgagggcagggctggggggtcacagcccaccctgtgccccagccctgcccctgctcgCGGGGCCCTTCTGAAATCCCTCGGGGATGAGTTTTCCAGGGCTCGGCTCCCCCCCGTGTGCTCCCCCAGCCTgatcccccctgcccctgcccacccccggGGGTCCCGCGGGGTCTCTGGGGacatgggggtccctggggtgcgGTGGGAGGGTGGCTGTGCCGGGCCCTCGGtgctcccaccccacagccTTTCCTTTGTCCCTCGGGAAATCCCGGCGTTGTGGGGGGACACGGCGGGGTGTGGGTGCCGTGGGACCCCCGGGCGGTGtctgtgccccccgtgcccctcaCTGTGCTCGCTGTGGGGGCCGCGGGCAGAGCCCCCCGCGGGGGCAGTGCGGGCTCTGagctccaggctgctggggctggcaggggacCCTGCGCGGGGCCCCGACCCCGCCGTGTACCTCGCCCTGCGCCTGGGAGGGGACCACGACCTGCGGCTGGAGCGGCACTACCTGCAGCGGCTgcacagcaccttccagcacCCCTACGGCAGGTGGGTCCTGGGGGGCACCGGGGCCCCCCGGGCCTCTGGGGACACTCCTGTCCTTTTGGGTGCCCCAGGGGCCTTTGGGGACGGCCCTGTCCTCTGGGCTCCCCCAGGGGCCTTTGGGGACACTCCTGTCCTCTGGGCTCCCCCAGGGGCCTTGGGGACACTCCTGTCCTCTGGGCTCCCCACGGGCCTTTGGGGACAGCCCTGTCCTCTGGGCTCCCCCAGGGGCCTTGGGGACACTCCTGTCCTCTGGGCTCCCCCAGGGGCCTTGGGGACAGCCCTGTGCCGTGTGCTGACCCCGAGTCCCCACAGGAGCCTGCAGGACTCCGGCCACCCCGGGCAGGACGCTGAGCTCAGCACGTAGGTGTGGGTGTCTGGGGGCCATGGGGTGCGCTTGGGGCAGGGCGACACCCCTGGTGTGGTGTCCTGGGAGGTGACCAGTGTGGTGTCCTGGGAGGTGTGCGGTGTCCGGTGTGGTGACCAGTGTGGTGTCCTGGGTGGTGACCAGTGTGGTGTCCTGGGAGGTGTGCGGTGCCCTGGGAGATGTGTGGTGTCCTGGGTGGTGACTGGTGCGGTGTATTGGGAGATGTGTGGTGTTCTGGGCAGTGTGTGGTGTCCTGGGTGGTGTGTGGTGCCCTGAGCAGTGACCAGTGTGGTGTCCTGGGCGGTGACTGGTGTGGGGTGCTGGGAGGTGTGTGGTGTCCTGCATTGTGACCAGTCTGGTGTGCCGGGAGGTGTGTGGTGCCCTGGGCGGTGTgtggtgccctgggcagtgaccaGTCTCGTGTGCTGGGCGGTGTGTGGTGTCCTGGGCAGTGACCGGTGTGGTGTGCTGGGAGGTGTGTGGTGCCCTGGGCGGTGACCAGTCTGGTGTGCTGGGAGGTGTGTGGTGCCCTGGGTGGTGTgtggtgccctgggcagtgaccgGTGTGGTGTGCTGGGAGGTGTGTGGTGTCCTGGGCAGTGACCGGTGTGGTGTGCTGGGAGGTGTGTGGTGTCCTGGGCAGTGACCGGTGTGGTGCCCTGGGAGGTGTGTGGTGCCCTGAGCAGTGACCAGTCTGGTGTGCTGGGAGGTGTGTGGTGCCCTGAGCAGTGACCAGTCTGGTGTGCTGGGCGGTGTgtggtgccctgggcagtgaccaGTCTGGTGTGCTGGGAGGTGTgtggtgccctgggcagtgaccgGTGTGGTGTGCTGGGAGGTGTGTGGTGCCCTGGGCGGTGTgtggtgccctgggcagtgaccgGTGCCTCACAGGGACGCGGGGCGGCCGCAGACAGGACGGCTGGCACTGTacctgctggggctgagggcCACCTGCCCCCCGTCCGAGCCCCCCCGCGCGCTGGTCACGTGGCTCAAATACCACCTGGAGGAGGACTGGACAGGTGAGCGTCCCCACGGGGTGCCCACGGGGTGGGACTCGGCTCGCCCCGGTAACGCCACTGCTCGTCCCCAGGCTCCCGGCAGCACGGCCGCCCCCTCACCAGTTACTACCAGTACGGGCTGGGCGTGCTGGCGCTGTGCGTGCACCACAAGCGGGTGCGGGAGGAGGTGATCCGGCGGCTGCTGACGGCCCAGCACCACGGCCGGCTCGGGCACGGCGGCACCGCTGTGGGTaagggctgtgggcacaggcgGGGGCACCCCGGCGGGGGGTGACCCGGGGTGACCCCGGGGTGTCCCCGCAGACACGGAGGCCGTGGTGGCAGTGGCCCTCACCTGCCTGGAGCGCAGGAGGCTGGTGGGGGCCCGGCTGGCGGCCGAGCTCCGGGTGGCTGCACAGAACATGAGCAGGAGCATGGCCGAGGCCCAGGGCCCCGATGGCATCATTGGCAACATCTACAGCaccccctgggccctgcaggtGGGTGTCACCTGGGGGCAcctctgggctgggagggggaatGGGCGTGGGGGAAGCAGGGCTGCAGGTGCAGATGTGTGTGCCAGTGTGGGGGCAGGTACAGCTGTGGGTTTGGTGCAGATGTGGGTTTGGTGCAGGTACAGGTGTGGGTTTGGTGCAGATGTGGGTTTGGTGCAGGTACAGCTGTGGGTTTGGTGAAGGTACAGGTGCGGGTTTGGTGCAGGTACAGCTGTGGGTTTGGTGCAGATGTGGGTTTGGTGCAGGTACAGCTGTGGGTTTGGTGCAGATGTGGGTTTGGTGCAGGTACAGCTGTGGGTTTGGTGCAGATGTGGGTTTGGTGCAGGTACAGCTGTGGGTTTGGTGCAGATGTGGGTTTGGTGCAGGTACAGGTGCGGGTTTGGTGCAGGCACAGGTGTGGACGCAGGTGTGGGTGTAGATGTGTGTGTAGATGTAGATTTGGGTGCAGAATTGGGTGCAGCTGCAGGTGTGGGTTTGGGTGCAGATACATGTGTAGATGCAGGTAGATTTGAGTGTGGGCACAGGTGCAGCTGCATGCACAGGTGTGGGATGCAGATATGGGGTGCAGGTGCAAATGTGGGTGTAGGTTCATATGTGGAGCGCAGGTACAGGTGCAGATGTGTGTGGCTGCAGGTGCAGGTGTGGGGTGCAGGTGCAGGTGTGGTGTGTGGGTACAGGTGCAGGTCTGGGTGCAgctgtggggtgtgtgggggcaGGTACAGGTGCAGGTGTGGAGTGTGGGTGCAGGTGCAGATCTGGGTGCAGGTGTGGGCTGTAGGTACAGGTGTGGGTGCAGGTGCGGTGTTTGGGGGCAGGTTCAGGTGCACATGGTGGTgcctgggcagaggcagcagccccCAGGGTAGCCGAGGCTCAGCACTGCGGTGCTCAGATACCCACCCACCTCGTCCCTCCCGCTCCCAGGTGTTCCTGGCCAGGGGTGTGTGCCACACAGAGCCGGCGTACGGCCGGGCCGTGGCTGCGCTGCTGGAGAACCTGGAGGCCTTCGGCACGGCCGCCACTCTGGCGCAGGTGCTGCCGGTGCTGCACGGCCGCTCGTACCTGGACATCGCCTCCATGCGCTGCGGGGAGGAGTCGGGTACGAgccgggggcgggcggggcaGGGGCGGTGCCGGGGACACCGCGGTGCTGTCTGGGTGTCCATCAGCGCCGCGGTGGGT
Coding sequences within:
- the TCN2 gene encoding transcobalamin-2, whose protein sequence is MWLLLVLLLPPAVLPAQHCEPPAGAVRALSSRLLGLAGDPARGPDPAVYLALRLGGDHDLRLERHYLQRLHSTFQHPYGRSLQDSGHPGQDAELSTDAGRPQTGRLALYLLGLRATCPPSEPPRALVTWLKYHLEEDWTGSRQHGRPLTSYYQYGLGVLALCVHHKRVREEVIRRLLTAQHHGRLGHGGTAVDTEAVVAVALTCLERRRLVGARLAAELRVAAQNMSRSMAEAQGPDGIIGNIYSTPWALQVFLARGVCHTEPAYGRAVAALLENLEAFGTAATLAQVLPVLHGRSYLDIASMRCGEESDTLTAVDIEPRPEAPGNKTVRLVVECPLPWCFELRLFDQRVSAPAAASLLDVLRAATEQEPRFTFHTQDTAQGPFLTQVLGLEARQQKRNYWQLLTAPSTPLLTSVADYIPRDGETLILRLSEW